The following are from one region of the Coccinella septempunctata chromosome 7, icCocSept1.1, whole genome shotgun sequence genome:
- the LOC123317126 gene encoding cardioacceleratory peptide receptor-like: MNYFIRHLAFADLCVGLISVLTDIIWRATVSWYAGNIACKIIKFLQVVVTYASTYVLVALSIDRYNAIRHPMKFSGSWRRAKCLILTAWLFSVVLSIPILFLYEEKLVQGQTQCWLEFSEQWKWKLYMTLVSISLFVIPAAIIATCYAVIIAIIWTKSSKSFAKMKYDVQNPNERPGSDSKRVSSRGLIPRAKIKTVKITLVIVSVFILCWSPYIVFDLLQVYGHIKPTQTNIAIATFVQSLAPLNSAANPIIYCIFSTHLCSTIGSLSPFKWFTRKMKKSSESTTNTQSSSLSEFLTNNTTNKKRTVSVSTNAHIVLVH, from the exons ATGAACTACTTCATCAGGCATCTAGCTTTCGCTG ATCTCTGTGTTGGATTAATAAGCGTCTTGACTGACATCATATGGAGAGCAACAGTGAGCTGGTATGCTGGCAATATTGCTTGTAAAATCATCAAATTTTTACAG GTCGTTGTTACTTATGCTTCAACTTATGTACTGGTAGCCTTGAGTATCGATAGGTATAATGCCATAAGACATCCCATGAAGTTTTCAGGGAGCT GGAGACGGGCAAAGTGCCTGATATTGACAGCTTGGTTGTTCAGTGTCGTTTTATCGATACCGATTTTATTTTTGTACGAAGAAAAATTGGTTCAAG GACAGACTCAATGTTGGCTGGAATTTTCAGAGCAATGGAAATGGAAGCTGTATATGACTCTTGTGTCTATATCGCTGTTCGTCATACCGGCAGCTATAATAGCGACCTGCTATGCAGTAATAATAGCGATTATTTGGACTAAGAGCTCAAAATCATTCGCAAAAATGAAGTATGACGTACAGAACCCCAATGAAAGACCAG GGTCCGATTCTAAAAGAGTGAGTTCAAGAGGCTTGATACCAAGGGCTAAAATAAAAACTGTGAAGATTACATTGGTCATTGTTAGCG TGTTCATCCTGTGTTGGAGTCCTTATATAGTCTTCGATCTCCTCCAAGTTTATGGACATATAAAACCGACCCAGACAAATATTGCCATAGCGACTTTTGTACAAAGTCTAGCGCCATTAAATTCAGCAGCCAATCCGATAATTTACTGTATCTTCTCAACTCACCTTTGCAGTACAATAGG AAGCCTCTCGCCCTTCAAATGGTTCACCAGAAAGATGAAGAAGTCCTCCGAGTCAACAACGAACACGCAAAGCAGTAGTTTGTCGGAGTTTCTCACCAATAACACCACCAACAAGAAGAGGACAGTTTCTGTTTCAACGAATGCTCATATTGTTCTGGTACATTGA